A single window of bacterium DNA harbors:
- a CDS encoding T9SS type A sorting domain-containing protein: MTLNAQTEWKDRPIVHKKENQLSPAIARPARLDYTIVVWEDFRNEGDYDIYVQKIDNVTGLPLWMEPDGIAVCTEEGDQRYPRAAYDSLGGVIITWVDERSGYKNVYAQRISATTGEVDANWPSDGAVVCEQDANCEHVRIAGTADGAFITWLDYRDYSSGVNRKVYAQYMLSSTATYPQSTNWVQDGIEVADNIDEGDQANPEIAREYDWDSGKANCVVSFQKYVDVNGDMYWNVYAAKLDATGDKEYGGADIALATNESDQLYPKIVCSGEDVSRDEPRAIVVWQDSREDHSSQPKLYDIYSRTIDADGNIPGNTGDIVCAIDETQQFPVVALWERPYDPLTYDPYIPFVTIAWEDLRDAQQNGVDIYAAVLDARGGSLVNPYGSVGEAIAYATDDEEQPAIDMVPSSSDVFIAWRRHDSSLGADDIHYQEIEVESWYFGKAAGGWPVTEAKNDQNLPQVGGDVIVYEDDRRDVVTNDTRDDWDIYCETPGTCVGPTAMDWRDQFPDVRQSGDADSVRFVTDEEYNTYVVWEKETGVNGNQDVYIQKYDKYGVPRWKHGGIRLNTVSLAGHPGVALSDASGGAQVVWQQKVNGRYQIWYAKIESAGGYDISPELFDAHPRGEYTDPVITYTDYFVDPSGGDGDPAITSDYKAYIGFTYDDNLVIAVKPVSGTVSRTQITLGVDIDDWSNFVKLVSPSGKHLYGVAEGGPTDKRWLSFTARFESAPGGAQTTDFSVYTFKNLIDYGGIDIALDEYETGGSQDAIVLVSYSQDAQYGAMLHAQWLNATNLSASTSPDMIIGVPGSDYRISHPRLAPDDCRAANSYGGMLATWDYEFPVSQVQKHNIQTEKLTYTYGQNPASVSRCDPNAQIIAVTNQSYTWPTNPEIAKVTAPNGIDTLSFIVWEGLTESCSPARGREVVGQWVAYNYFPNPQRGPQWSSELQMSPGAGQYLQTYPLVQTSEDNTVSVYWIDGRASADLVMGTRAWGGAYDAVFWAKEAVADAPVVPNDVILGEAYPNPMSLSAGTPSNVVIQIQSEQTVSLKLYNTFGQVVGSVFDGVLTPGSHTMQFDVSALHSGIYYYVLTASSKTSTRGIVIVR; this comes from the coding sequence GTGACACTGAACGCGCAGACGGAATGGAAAGACCGTCCTATTGTCCATAAGAAGGAAAATCAGCTTTCACCAGCGATCGCCAGACCAGCCCGACTGGATTACACCATTGTTGTCTGGGAGGATTTCAGGAATGAGGGTGACTATGACATCTACGTACAGAAAATAGACAATGTTACAGGTCTCCCATTGTGGATGGAGCCAGATGGTATCGCCGTATGCACTGAGGAGGGAGATCAACGCTATCCCCGGGCAGCATACGATTCACTCGGTGGCGTAATCATTACATGGGTGGATGAGAGATCTGGTTACAAAAATGTTTATGCACAACGAATCTCCGCGACAACTGGTGAGGTGGATGCGAACTGGCCGTCAGACGGTGCTGTAGTCTGTGAGCAAGATGCCAACTGTGAACATGTAAGGATTGCAGGCACAGCTGATGGTGCATTTATAACTTGGCTTGACTACCGTGATTACTCAAGCGGCGTCAACCGGAAGGTGTACGCCCAGTATATGCTAAGCTCAACTGCGACCTATCCACAATCGACTAACTGGGTACAGGATGGGATCGAAGTAGCTGACAATATTGATGAGGGAGATCAAGCGAACCCGGAAATTGCTAGAGAATATGATTGGGACAGTGGAAAGGCTAATTGTGTAGTCTCGTTTCAGAAGTACGTAGATGTCAACGGTGATATGTATTGGAACGTCTATGCGGCAAAACTTGATGCGACCGGAGACAAAGAGTATGGAGGTGCAGATATTGCGCTAGCTACAAATGAATCTGATCAGCTTTACCCGAAAATTGTCTGCAGTGGTGAAGATGTAAGTAGAGATGAACCACGCGCGATCGTTGTATGGCAAGACTCACGGGAGGATCATTCCAGCCAGCCAAAACTGTATGACATCTATTCACGTACTATCGATGCAGACGGAAATATTCCAGGAAACACTGGAGATATTGTATGCGCCATCGATGAAACGCAGCAGTTTCCAGTCGTTGCCCTGTGGGAGCGGCCGTATGATCCTTTGACATATGATCCCTATATCCCTTTCGTGACAATCGCTTGGGAGGACCTTCGAGATGCACAACAGAATGGGGTCGATATTTATGCAGCAGTGCTGGATGCCAGAGGAGGCTCTCTTGTGAATCCCTATGGATCGGTTGGGGAGGCGATCGCATACGCCACTGATGATGAAGAGCAGCCCGCAATTGACATGGTTCCTTCGTCGTCGGACGTGTTCATCGCTTGGAGGCGGCACGACAGCTCATTAGGAGCGGATGATATCCATTATCAGGAAATTGAAGTCGAGTCATGGTATTTTGGGAAAGCTGCTGGTGGCTGGCCCGTAACGGAAGCGAAGAACGACCAAAATCTGCCCCAGGTGGGCGGGGATGTAATTGTTTATGAAGATGACCGTCGTGATGTGGTGACGAATGATACAAGAGATGACTGGGATATCTATTGCGAAACGCCAGGTACGTGTGTCGGGCCAACAGCGATGGATTGGAGAGACCAGTTTCCCGATGTAAGACAAAGTGGTGACGCAGATAGCGTCCGTTTCGTGACAGATGAAGAGTACAATACATACGTAGTATGGGAAAAGGAAACAGGCGTAAATGGCAATCAGGATGTTTATATTCAAAAATATGATAAATATGGAGTGCCACGCTGGAAGCACGGCGGAATCAGACTAAATACTGTAAGCCTTGCTGGACATCCAGGTGTAGCATTAAGTGATGCATCGGGGGGAGCTCAAGTTGTCTGGCAGCAGAAAGTAAATGGTCGCTATCAAATATGGTATGCAAAAATAGAATCTGCTGGGGGTTATGATATATCTCCCGAACTGTTTGACGCACATCCGAGAGGTGAGTATACGGATCCAGTTATTACCTACACAGATTATTTTGTTGATCCAAGTGGAGGTGACGGCGATCCGGCAATTACCTCGGACTACAAGGCTTATATTGGATTCACATATGACGACAACCTCGTAATAGCTGTGAAACCGGTATCCGGTACTGTTTCTCGTACTCAGATTACTTTAGGAGTGGATATCGATGACTGGTCGAATTTTGTTAAATTGGTCTCACCATCAGGAAAGCACTTATATGGGGTTGCTGAAGGTGGGCCAACTGACAAACGCTGGTTGTCCTTCACAGCGCGATTTGAATCGGCACCGGGAGGAGCGCAAACAACGGATTTCAGTGTCTATACATTTAAGAATTTAATAGACTATGGGGGAATAGATATTGCGCTGGATGAGTACGAAACAGGTGGTAGTCAAGATGCAATTGTTCTTGTAAGTTATTCACAAGATGCTCAATACGGAGCAATGCTACATGCACAATGGTTAAACGCTACCAACCTAAGTGCTAGTACATCACCTGACATGATAATAGGAGTACCAGGCTCTGATTATAGGATATCACATCCAAGACTGGCACCCGATGACTGTCGTGCCGCGAATAGCTACGGTGGTATGTTGGCAACGTGGGACTATGAATTCCCTGTATCTCAAGTCCAGAAGCACAATATCCAAACCGAAAAGCTCACGTACACATATGGACAAAATCCTGCTTCTGTCAGCCGCTGTGACCCAAATGCTCAGATTATCGCAGTGACGAACCAGTCGTATACATGGCCAACAAATCCAGAGATAGCAAAAGTGACTGCCCCGAATGGTATCGATACTCTATCTTTCATTGTATGGGAAGGTCTCACGGAGAGCTGTTCCCCTGCACGTGGGCGGGAAGTTGTTGGGCAGTGGGTAGCATACAATTACTTTCCCAATCCACAAAGAGGTCCACAGTGGTCGAGCGAATTACAGATGTCACCTGGAGCAGGGCAGTATTTGCAAACATATCCACTTGTTCAAACATCAGAAGATAATACGGTCAGTGTATACTGGATAGATGGTAGAGCGAGTGCGGATCTCGTGATGGGTACCAGAGCATGGGGTGGGGCATATGATGCTGTGTTCTGGGCTAAGGAAGCTGTCGCTGATGCTCCGGTTGTCCCCAACGACGTTATCTTGGGTGAAGCTTATCCGAATCCGATGTCTCTTTCTGCCGGGACCCCATCAAACGTTGTAATTCAAATCCAATCTGAACAGACGGTGTCACTCAAGCTGTACAACACGTTCGGTCAAGTTGTTGGATCTGTCTTTGATGGGGTGTTGACCCCAGGATCGCACACAATGCAGTTTGATGTCTCGGCATTACACTCCGGGATATATTATTATGTATTAACCGCTTCGAGTAAAACTAGCACTCGAGGTATCGTGATCGTACGTTAG